tttgcacaaaaaagaggtttatgattgaattggcacaaaattaaaaggtttaatcttgaattgacaaaattaaaagggttaggactgaattggcaaacataaaataggtttatgacttttttgataattttcccacaagaagaggttgaaaagaggaaaataataGTTAAAACGACGGAAAGAGAGAAACCAAGAAACTGCGTGGAAGAACCAAATTTAGAAATTTGTCACTGCATTAGAGTAGCAAACCTTATTAATCCATTGTTTTAAGAACTGCAAtcattattttggctttttaaataattactGATACaagtttgaaaataaaaaagaatttcttGCTTCGGTAAATATTGACAAAAGGGAAGTgtagctttttttttgtctgttttgGCTCGAAGAATAGTTCATAATAATGCTAAGTCAGGCAAAGATATTTTTATAATGATAAGATCGATTTTATTTCATAGGGAACATATATGTTATTTATATTGATATCTAGTTCCTCTTGAACGATGGATGTGATATAAAAATATTCGACTTTATATTCGTAATTCAGCTAACAATGGATAAGATATGGCAAAAACTTataatttcttatcctatcttatCCAGTCCTATCCTTACTAGaaatacggacgaccaaacgcagtcCATGAGTTTTATTATGTAATGATTCCAAATTGAGTTGTGTTTCTTCAACGCTTTAGCAATGAATATTCCGAACAAAATCAAGTTCAGCACTGCCTTGAAGTGGTAATAACTTTTGTTGTAACCACCATATCATTAGTGCCACTCACGCCTCCAAATCATCACAACGGCATAGCCATTGGAGCTGGTAATTTGTGTTCAAGTatcattaaaaataataattcaatatttaagaaaatattgaagtattattaaaaatttgtcatgtCAAGACCAAATGGTTGAATGGAcagaattggcacaatttcaaaaagtttaggactcaagtagcaaaatgaaaaaaaaaaatttaagattgagaTGGTACAATTGCattaggtttaagactttttttggtaattttttcccttttaaagaaTGTCCACCCAAATGCGAGAAATCCAATGTGGCATGACACTTGTGATAAacgttttcaaaaattcatagtATTCAAGTGATCGATTAAAAAGTTATACGAGACTCAAGTGAGGGccgacacttaagtgattggaaaaagacaaaaaagtcaTGGCACTTTTGAGCACGGTGCCAAAGTTATGACGCTTGGTGATGCATGTCCTTTTCCCCTCTTCATGTGCTTGATGGTTTGCTTTTGTTTATGGGCGCCGCAGACGGTAGGTGGGAATGAATTtgctcctttttgttcttttcccattttggtCCACCGATGTCTCATCTCTGTCAACGGATGAAAGAAGGAAGAATAAAAGAGCCGGCTATATTCCATTTATCTTAATATTGCTCTGCAAAGATATCCATCGTGCATATCAACAACATAATGTTGGTGGCACTCTACATTTACTCCATTACTCAATCTAATTATCTAGGCTGTTTCACATCTTAATGtccaataaaaaaggaagagagagagagagagacatgcgTCTACATTTCCGTTACACTTTAATTTCCAAGAATTTTACTCTTCACGGTTAAATTTCTCCATtgtttcatttcaaagccaacaACGAAATTGACGTTTAGCACTGTCTTGAAGTTGAACAGCTCTTGTTCGAGTAAAGATGAACAGCGCTAGGGACTTTGTAAAAGTCACGATGgacaaagatttttttttttttttggacagacGATGGACGAAGATCACTTAGCCCATTTGATGGACGAAGATCACCTTTTGCTTTTTGGCGTATCTTCAAAGAAGATGGTGGAAGACTTTCTTGACTTCTTTGGtcggaagaaaagaagaggaaaatacgACGAAGCAACCAAGATATTACAAGATGAAGGGCATCAGgggaagaaataaaagaagatgaCAGAGGTGTTGACTAGAAGTCCAGCGCCTTTTTCCCCTACCCCCACGACGCCAGAGACCGAGTGCCTATCATATTGACAGCCCTCGCTCTGATCCAAACACAGCCAAAGCAAACTTCCCTGAGAGATAGAAAGCATTTGGTATCTGTGGCGTTTACAGATCCTGCAATGGAGAAAGGGACGAATTCACGGGCGTCATCCGGACCTTCGTATGAGGTTTTTCTAAGCTTCCGAGGAGCAGACACCCGTCATCAATTCACCGACTGTCTTTACCATGGCATGGTTGATGCTGGGATCATCGTCTTTAGGGACAATGAATCCCTCCATGTCGGTAAGGAAATTGGCGGTGAACTTCTACAAGCAATTCAGAACTCCGAGATCTATGTTCCTATATTCTCCAAGAATTATGCTTCAAGCCGTTGGTGCCTCCGAGAGCTCGCACATATGGTCGACTGCACCTCGAAATCGAATGGGAACAAAGAGATTCTGCCCATCTTCTTGGATGTGGAACCTGAAGATGTCAAGCTCAAAACAAACTTGTACAGACAAACCCTTTCAAAGCGCCAGAAGACGTCGTGCCCTGAAGTAGAGTCATGGGAAAAGGCTCTCACTGAGGTGGGCAGGATAAAGGGATGGAACTGGAAGAAAGATCAAGGGTAaatgtcttaaacttttcaactgTCATGTGTAGATTTCTTTTCCTGGTGAAAGTATAGTTTATATTCATCTAGTCCATCTATAAAATTTTTaagtggtggtcggcggccactATCGCTACTGTCATAGGCCACTATAGAGGGGGACTGGCGAGGACGTAATTCTCACTTGCAGTGGCCAATAGCGGGCTCTGTCGGTGGTATCGCTGCAATAGCTCCAGTCAATGGCACTATTGTGGTGGTCGCATGGCCACCCCGGTGACTGGAGAATTGGGGCAAGGCCCACTGAAgatgggagaggagagagattggcaaaaatcaaatattagtgtatggacttttttttttttttttttgcggaatcCTCTGTGTGAGGGCAGTTTAGGCACCTTGGGAGTAGATTTACAATATAAAAGTTTTCCCTGACATGGTTGTTACCTTGTGGCAGCCAAGGAGATCTTATACATTCGGTAATTCGAACAGTTTCGGCTAAGCTGAAGATGACACATGAAAATGTGACTGAACATCTAGTTGGAATTGGTGATCGTGTAGACGCTATAATCAAAATGTTGGACGTGGGATCCGACAGTGTACGATTTTTGGGAATCCATGGAATGGGCGGTGTTGGCAAAACAACCCTTGCTAAGGTCATCTTCAACGAACTATCTTCTTACTTTGACCGATGTTGTTTCCTTGCAGACGTTCGGGAATCATCAAAAGACAATAATGGTAAGGTAAAGTTGCAAAAACAATTGTTATCCAACCTCCTTGGTTCTCATTCTGTGGACCAAATTGATCACGTGAATGATGGGATCAACATGATGAACAAGGGAgtacttacaaaaaaaaaagttctcattGTTCTAGATGACGTGGATGACAAAGAGCAATTCAAAACTTTAGCAGGAAAATACAATTGGTTCGGTTCTGGTAGCGGGATTATCGTAACCACTAGGGACCAAAGTGTCCTAATGATTGAGGGAGAAGCAACAAGTGAAGGCCTTGTAAAAAAGTTTGCAAACATTTTGACGTACGATGTACAGGAAATGGAATTTGGTCATGCTCTTAAGCTTTTCAGTAGGCATGCCTTCAGAAGAGACTCTCCACCGGATCATTGCGTCTCCCTTTCCAAAGACATTGTCCATACTTTGGGAAATCTTCCTTTAGCTCTTGAGATTACAGGATCATCCCTTAACAGTAAACCCGAAGCGTTATGGGTAGACACATTGAAGAAGCTACAAGAAGCTCCTCCCATGGGAGTCcaaagaaaattgatgatatCTTATGAAAGGTTAGATTATGCACAAAGGCAAGTATTTTTGGATATAGCTTGTCTCTTCGTATATAGGGATAAAAGATATCCTTTCTACGTGTGGGATGCCTGTGGATACTACCCACACGATGCCCTTGAAGTCCTTGTTCTCACGTCCTTGATAAAAATCGAAGACGGCAATACTATCTGGATGCATGATCAAGTGCGGGACCTCGGAAGAGAAATCGTCCGTCAAGAGAATTTCAACGATCCTTGTGAGCGTAGCAGAGTGTGGAATCCCGAGGAAGCTCTGAGCATTATGAAGCGGAAAGAGGTAAAAAAAGAGGACCAACAATTGATTTTTCCGTGATTTGTTGAAGACTAATCTTgcgaaagaaaaagtaaatcgCTATTAGCGCTTgaaattgtttgcttttgacTTCCACATGTGGATTTTTTTGTGTGTCCATTGTTAGGGAAGTACGAAAATAGAAGCACTCTCACTGGGATGgcttgatgatgatgaagaccGGATTCAAAAGCATGATGAATTTGCTAATTTACGAAACGTGAGGTTCCTTGAAGGGGATGGGCTTATCCTTGTTGGAGACTTCAATAATCTTCTCTCCAATttaagatggctttcttggAGTTGTTACTCTGACTAGTTTGAGGCAACAAATTTTCATCCGACTAATCTAGTCGTTCTTGACCTTTCATGCAGCAATATTTCAGAGGAATGGGATGGCTGGAACCAAATCAGAGTATGATACGAGCCCCACTCCTTGCATAAACATAttgtttcttttgtaattttttttcccttatagGCCGtttcttaatatatatatttatcaaATTGTTTTGCAGGAGGCAAGTAAACTAAAAGTAATAGATCTCAGCTACTGTTGTCACTTAAAGAGAACACCTAATTTATCTTCGTGGGTGTCCTTAGAGAGATTGATTCTTCGAGGCTGTCGTAAgttaattgaaattgacccatccaTTGGTAAATTAAAGCTCCTAACTACTTTGAACTTGGTAGGCTGTGTTTCTCTTCTAGAGTTGCCTAAAGAAATAGAATGTCTACACGCATTGATAGAGATTGTCACGCCTCATTGGAGATATGGGCTTCGAACGTGTGGCAATTTGCAATCACTGTGGACCTTTGATGTACCAAATGAGAAGATCAGAAAATTGCCATACTGCCTTGGAGAAATAGTGAAAATGAGGCGGTTGGATTTATCTAAGTGTACAAACATAAAGGAACTTCCGGACTCGATTGGGAAATTACAATCATTAGTCGAGTTGGATTTGTCGTGGACAAGTGTTGGTCACCTACCTGATTCAATTGGCAATCTAAAGCAGCTGAAAGTACTTAGGATGAGCTGCATAAGTGGGATAAGAAAATTGCCAAGTGCGATCGTGCTgttggagaagcttgaagagttAGATGCTAGTCATTGTTACAACTTGACCGGCGAAATCCCGGAAGAATTTGGGAGGCTATCCTGTTTGAGGATCCTAGACTTGTCAAATACACATGTATGCAGATTACCAACCACCATGAGTCGCCTCTCTAATCTCCA
The genomic region above belongs to Rhodamnia argentea isolate NSW1041297 chromosome 6, ASM2092103v1, whole genome shotgun sequence and contains:
- the LOC115748351 gene encoding disease resistance protein L6-like, giving the protein MEKGTNSRASSGPSYEVFLSFRGADTRHQFTDCLYHGMVDAGIIVFRDNESLHVGKEIGGELLQAIQNSEIYVPIFSKNYASSRWCLRELAHMVDCTSKSNGNKEILPIFLDVEPEDVKLKTNLYRQTLSKRQKTSCPEVESWEKALTEVGRIKGWNWKKDQGQGDLIHSVIRTVSAKLKMTHENVTEHLVGIGDRVDAIIKMLDVGSDSVRFLGIHGMGGVGKTTLAKVIFNELSSYFDRCCFLADVRESSKDNNGKVKLQKQLLSNLLGSHSVDQIDHVNDGINMMNKGVLTKKKVLIVLDDVDDKEQFKTLAGKYNWFGSGSGIIVTTRDQSVLMIEGEATSEGLVKKFANILTYDVQEMEFGHALKLFSRHAFRRDSPPDHCVSLSKDIVHTLGNLPLALEITGSSLNSKPEALWVDTLKKLQEAPPMGVQRKLMISYERLDYAQRQVFLDIACLFVYRDKRYPFYVWDACGYYPHDALEVLVLTSLIKIEDGNTIWMHDQVRDLGREIVRQENFNDPCERSRVWNPEEALSIMKRKEGSTKIEALSLGWLDDDEDRIQKHDEFANLRNVRFLEGDGLILVGDFNNLLSNLRWLSWSCVSLLELPKEIECLHALIEIVTPHWRYGLRTCGNLQSLWTFDVPNEKIRKLPYCLGEIVKMRRLDLSKCTNIKELPDSIGKLQSLVELDLSWTSVGHLPDSIGNLKQLKVLRMSCISGIRKLPSAIVLLEKLEELDASHCYNLTGEIPEEFGRLSCLRILDLSNTHVCRLPTTMSRLSNLQILKLDPCPELKQLPVLPPSLTYLSWAPTNGWNYFLSLTTYEQETVAALPTGIGALSQQETFVTALPRSISTLSQLETLTLSCKNMQFLPQLPSSLRELRLRDLAMAQSPDFSNLKKLSILTFFGCSMPEFPGIFDAELDVLGMEFCKFRKLDALFQLEMKRLRSLKMSWCFLPEELDLSRMKNLQDFHGEYVRPIEIEKVMEAQNSKLSKAKNSETVRAPPTRDHEEHCKDAV